One genomic segment of Gossypium arboreum isolate Shixiya-1 chromosome 3, ASM2569848v2, whole genome shotgun sequence includes these proteins:
- the LOC108474617 gene encoding UDP-galactose transporter 1: protein MEEGRFLQWGVFRSLLAILQWWGFNVTVIIMNKWIFQKLDFKFPLSVSCVHFICSSIGAYLVIKVLKLKPLIAVDPEDRWKRIFPMSFVFCINIVLGNVSLRYIPVSFMQTIKSFTPATTVFLQWLVWRKYFDRRIWASLVPIVGGILLTSVTELSFNMFGFCAALFGCLATSTKTILAESLLHGYKFDSINTVYYMAPFATMILAVPALLLEGNGVMDWFHAHPAPWAALIIIFSSGVLAFCLNFSIFYVIHSTTAVTFNVAGNLKVAVAVLISWLIFRNPISGLNAVGCGITLLGCTFYGYVRHMLSQQTPGTPRTPRTPRKKMELLPLVNNEKLDDKV from the exons ATGGAAGAAGGGAGATTCCTCCAGTGGGGTGTTTTCAGATCTCTTCTAGCGATTCTCCAATGGTGGGGTTTCAATGTTACTGTTATAATCATGAACAAATGGATCTTTCAG aaattggatttcaagtttcccCTTTCAGTATCATGCGTTCACTTCATATGCTCGTCGATCGGAGCATATCTGGTAATCAAAGTGCTAAAGCTCAAACCTCTAATAGCGGTTGATCCTGAAGATCGCTGGAAACGGATATTTCCTATGTCTTTCGTGTTCTGTATCAACATAGTGTTGGGAAATGTTAGCTTACGCTATATCCCGGTTTCTTTCATGCAGACTATCAAATCATTCACTCCAGCAACCACCG TTTTTCTGCAGTGGCTAGTTTGGAGAAAGTACTTTGACAGGCGAATTTGGGCCTCTTTGGTTCCTATTGTCGGAGGAATTCTGCTAACATCTGTTACAGAACTTAGTTTTAACATGTTTGGGTTTTGTGCTGCCTTATTTGGATGTTTAGCTACTTCTACAAAGACTATCCTTGCTGAATCTCTACTGCACGGATACAAGTTCGACAG CATAAACACGGTTTACTACATGGCACCTTTTGCAACCATGATCTTGGCAGTACCAGCACTGTTACTCGAAGGAAATGGGGTAATGGATTGGTTTCATGCTCACCCTGCCCCGTGGGCAGCCCTCATCATTATTTTCAGCTCAGGAGTGCTGGCTTTCTGTCTTAACTTCTCCATTTTTTATGTGATTCACTCAACTACTGCTGTCACGTTTAACGTCGCCGGAAACCTCAAG GTAGCAGTTGCCGTGTTGATTTCATGGCTGATATTCCGGAACCCAATCTCGGGTCTTAATGCTGTTGGCTGTGGTATCACACTGTTGGGATGTACATTTTACGGATACGTGCGGCATATGCTCTCTCAACAGACTCCAGGAACACCCCGGACACCTCGGACACCTAGGAAGAAGATGGAACTACTTCCCCTTGTAAATAATGAAAAGTTAGATGATAAGGTTTGA